A stretch of Edaphobacter lichenicola DNA encodes these proteins:
- a CDS encoding metallophosphoesterase family protein, whose protein sequence is MQENEGAAKPVSDGIDRRNFLGCMAWAGTGLLWSMAGGVPTSKLLAQATKGSGTGVVKVEDFSFVQISDCHIGFNKGANPDVTGTLKKAIDRANIVPESMKAPDFMLHTGDITQNSKAAEFDTASQVIKDFKNEVFYVPGEHDYIDDGTQYKDRFGKGTVGNGWYSYNHKGVHFVGLNNCVQVDAMGNMGEDQLKWLKSDLAGLSHSTPIVVFAHIPLWMVYEKWGWGTKDGEQALATAFPHPAPGAAPNPGPTMVPAGKLKSVLGVTKIKVVRGRSHLAVVDSTLAETV, encoded by the coding sequence GTGCAGGAGAACGAGGGCGCTGCGAAACCGGTGAGCGACGGCATCGACCGGCGCAATTTTCTTGGGTGCATGGCCTGGGCTGGCACGGGGTTGTTGTGGTCGATGGCTGGGGGAGTGCCGACTTCGAAGCTACTGGCGCAGGCGACGAAGGGGAGTGGCACTGGGGTTGTGAAGGTAGAGGATTTTTCGTTCGTGCAGATTAGTGACTGCCACATCGGATTCAATAAAGGCGCAAACCCCGACGTGACAGGAACGCTGAAGAAGGCGATTGACAGGGCCAATATTGTGCCCGAGAGCATGAAGGCACCGGATTTCATGCTTCACACCGGCGACATCACGCAGAACTCGAAGGCAGCGGAGTTTGATACGGCGTCGCAGGTTATTAAAGACTTCAAGAATGAGGTGTTCTATGTACCGGGGGAGCACGACTATATCGACGATGGTACGCAGTACAAGGACCGTTTTGGCAAGGGCACGGTGGGCAATGGCTGGTACAGCTACAACCACAAGGGCGTCCACTTTGTAGGCCTGAACAACTGCGTACAAGTAGATGCGATGGGGAATATGGGAGAGGATCAATTGAAGTGGCTGAAGTCTGACCTGGCCGGGTTGAGTCACTCGACTCCGATCGTGGTCTTTGCCCATATTCCTTTGTGGATGGTCTATGAGAAGTGGGGATGGGGCACGAAGGATGGAGAGCAGGCGCTCGCCACGGCGTTTCCGCATCCTGCACCGGGAGCGGCGCCGAATCCAGGGCCGACGATGGTTCCAGCGGGCAAGTTGAAGAGTGTGCTTGGAGTGACCAAGATCAAGGTGGTTCGAGGACGTAGTCATTTGGCTGTCGTCGATTCGACACTGGCGGAGACTGTCTAA
- a CDS encoding vanadium-dependent haloperoxidase, with protein MKKIHGDTKNRVLGLCMLIATLFGSAVAKADAVLDWNVIAVNTAVTNRQNPFAQARYAAIVQLAVFESVNAITGEYHPYLGTIVAPPGASPEAAAIQAAYRVLSTYFPASASTSTLNAERANSLASIPDGQAKTDGIATGEAAALAMIALRANDGSSPPQFKIPGPPVPGEWQATPSCPIVNGVAVGIAYQWQNITPFGISSVREYLLDPPPVLTSREYAKTYNEVMTVGSIDSRERPQDRANVALFYAASSPTQVFNQVVQQVAQERWHSLTENARALAVMNMAMNDSLVAAFFNKYHYNFWRPETAIHAGDTDDNPKTDPDPSWAPFVTTPCFPSYPSNHGSAANSAATILRRIYGEGGHFMTLSNPTVPDIVLQYTTFEQITDDISDARVYGGIHFRTDQVAGERLGNAIGRAVYRNNLRRMHDDD; from the coding sequence ATGAAAAAGATACATGGCGACACAAAGAACCGGGTTCTCGGGCTATGCATGTTGATCGCGACGTTATTCGGGTCTGCCGTCGCGAAAGCCGATGCCGTATTGGACTGGAACGTGATCGCGGTGAACACAGCGGTCACGAACCGCCAGAACCCATTCGCCCAAGCACGATACGCGGCAATCGTACAACTCGCTGTATTCGAATCCGTGAACGCCATCACGGGCGAGTATCATCCCTATCTCGGAACGATCGTAGCACCGCCAGGTGCAAGCCCCGAGGCTGCAGCCATCCAAGCTGCCTATCGCGTGCTTAGCACCTATTTTCCAGCTAGCGCCTCGACCTCGACCCTAAACGCCGAGCGCGCCAACTCCCTAGCGTCGATACCGGACGGTCAAGCCAAGACCGACGGCATTGCCACGGGTGAAGCCGCAGCTTTGGCCATGATCGCTCTGCGCGCAAACGACGGGTCGTCGCCTCCGCAATTCAAGATACCCGGGCCGCCGGTTCCGGGAGAATGGCAAGCCACACCGAGTTGTCCAATTGTGAATGGAGTCGCCGTCGGAATCGCGTATCAATGGCAAAACATAACTCCGTTCGGCATCTCGAGTGTTAGGGAGTATCTCCTCGACCCACCGCCGGTGCTCACGAGCCGCGAATATGCGAAAACCTACAACGAGGTGATGACGGTGGGAAGCATCGACAGCAGAGAGCGACCACAAGATCGCGCGAATGTCGCGCTCTTCTATGCCGCGTCCTCGCCAACTCAGGTCTTCAATCAGGTCGTCCAGCAGGTTGCGCAGGAACGGTGGCATTCTCTGACCGAAAATGCTCGTGCGCTGGCCGTAATGAACATGGCGATGAATGACAGCTTGGTCGCGGCATTCTTCAACAAGTATCACTACAATTTCTGGCGACCCGAAACAGCGATCCATGCTGGGGACACAGACGACAATCCGAAAACTGATCCTGACCCCAGCTGGGCCCCCTTTGTTACGACTCCATGTTTCCCGAGTTATCCCTCCAACCACGGCAGCGCAGCTAATAGCGCCGCCACGATTCTGAGACGCATATACGGTGAAGGCGGGCATTTCATGACGTTGTCAAATCCCACCGTGCCCGACATCGTCTTGCAATACACGACGTTCGAGCAGATTACCGACGACATCTCCGACGCACGTGTTTACGGTGGGATACATTTCCGAACCGATCAGGTCGCAGGCGAGCGCCTGGGAAACGCTATAGGAAGGGCCGTGTACAGAAACAACTTACGTCGCATGCACGATGACGACTGA
- a CDS encoding CRTAC1 family protein, which yields MKYLRKTILLGLLISESLVGPLVMAQETGKLSPSSTQDQPVPTAPRGGSATAGVFAAVKDSELRPITAGGFVQEGPVIFKDIAKQAGLTGWHHVMGTPEKKYILETTGSGVALLDYDNDGWLDIYLVNGSTYDALKGTADPPHAALFHNNHDGTFTDVSAKAGVTNDRWGYGVAVGDYDNDGWPDIYVSNFGKNRLYHNNHDGTFTDVAEKAGVTLGNWSTGATFGDYDGDGRLDLFVPGYVHYDVNHPPDPGSETVGLVYCQFRGVNTLCGPRGLQGEADHLFHNNGDGTFTDVSEKAGVADKARYYGFTAVFVDINNDGKVDLLVTNDSSPNYLYMNNGDGTFEDASYYSGFALNQQGRDQAGMGLAVGDYLNNGLVDLYTGTFSDDYKPLFRNGGDQGFTEISPEMGIAEVTYPFLTWATEFIDYDNDGWKDIFLVNGHVYPQVDKYDWGTSYAQRPLLFHNVDRGKKFEVMPAVIGSGLAEVIPGRGAAFGDLFNDGKTDVVINSMDHVPSLMRDVSPDHHHWVGLKLIGGPKSPRDAVGATVYLMANGLRQRTDVLSGGSYESSNDQRPHFGIGDATTVDSVEIHWPSGSVEHITIPTVDRFFTIQEGKGVVPGVLDEPAKAKANAEISRQKMH from the coding sequence ATGAAATACCTTCGAAAAACGATCCTGCTCGGTCTTCTAATAAGCGAGTCTCTGGTGGGCCCTCTTGTGATGGCACAGGAGACAGGCAAGCTTAGTCCGAGTTCGACTCAGGACCAGCCCGTCCCAACTGCTCCGCGTGGTGGGTCCGCGACAGCAGGTGTGTTCGCTGCGGTGAAAGACTCGGAGCTGCGTCCAATTACCGCTGGAGGGTTTGTTCAGGAAGGTCCCGTGATCTTCAAAGATATTGCAAAGCAAGCTGGTCTGACAGGTTGGCATCACGTGATGGGCACGCCGGAAAAGAAGTACATTCTGGAAACCACCGGATCGGGGGTCGCCTTATTGGACTATGACAATGACGGCTGGCTCGATATCTACCTGGTGAACGGGTCTACCTACGATGCGTTGAAGGGTACTGCGGACCCACCTCACGCAGCCCTGTTTCACAATAACCATGATGGGACATTTACGGATGTATCTGCCAAGGCCGGAGTCACGAACGATCGTTGGGGATATGGTGTTGCAGTTGGAGATTACGACAACGACGGCTGGCCGGATATCTATGTCTCCAACTTTGGCAAGAACCGGCTCTATCACAACAACCACGACGGAACCTTTACAGACGTTGCAGAAAAGGCGGGTGTCACGTTGGGGAACTGGTCTACAGGTGCCACCTTTGGAGACTACGACGGAGACGGCCGACTCGACCTCTTCGTTCCCGGCTATGTTCACTATGATGTAAACCATCCGCCTGATCCCGGTTCTGAAACGGTTGGACTAGTCTACTGCCAATTTCGCGGCGTAAATACCCTGTGCGGTCCCCGCGGACTCCAGGGAGAAGCCGATCATCTCTTTCACAACAACGGGGATGGCACCTTTACCGACGTCAGTGAAAAAGCGGGTGTCGCCGATAAGGCACGCTACTACGGCTTCACCGCGGTGTTCGTCGATATCAACAACGACGGCAAGGTTGACCTGCTGGTTACGAACGATTCGTCGCCGAACTATCTCTACATGAACAACGGCGATGGCACCTTTGAGGATGCCAGCTACTACTCAGGTTTCGCGTTAAATCAGCAGGGACGCGACCAGGCTGGGATGGGGCTGGCGGTGGGCGACTATCTCAATAATGGCTTGGTCGACCTCTATACCGGCACATTCTCCGACGACTATAAACCGCTCTTTAGAAATGGAGGGGATCAGGGGTTTACCGAGATCAGTCCAGAGATGGGCATCGCGGAGGTCACCTATCCTTTTCTTACCTGGGCAACCGAGTTTATTGATTATGACAACGACGGCTGGAAAGATATTTTTCTGGTTAACGGGCATGTCTATCCTCAGGTAGATAAGTATGACTGGGGAACCTCCTATGCTCAGCGTCCGCTGCTATTCCATAACGTAGACAGGGGAAAGAAGTTTGAGGTAATGCCCGCGGTGATTGGAAGTGGCCTGGCGGAGGTGATCCCGGGAAGAGGAGCCGCCTTCGGGGATCTGTTCAACGACGGTAAGACCGATGTCGTCATCAACTCGATGGATCACGTACCTTCGTTGATGCGGGATGTTAGTCCAGACCATCATCATTGGGTTGGGTTGAAGCTAATTGGAGGTCCAAAGAGTCCGCGGGATGCTGTGGGTGCCACGGTCTATCTGATGGCGAATGGACTTCGTCAACGAACGGATGTACTTAGCGGCGGCAGCTATGAGTCATCCAACGATCAGCGGCCGCACTTCGGGATCGGCGACGCAACCACAGTAGATTCCGTTGAGATTCATTGGCCCAGTGGTTCGGTGGAACATATAACGATCCCGACGGTCGACCGGTTTTTTACGATTCAGGAGGGAAAGGGCGTTGTGCCAGGTGTGCTCGATGAACCGGCAAAGGCGAAAGCGAACGCAGAAATCAGCAGACAAAAGATGCATTAG
- a CDS encoding RNA polymerase sigma factor, giving the protein MITETVHTTRSSIPQPSCAPDFAMILKAAEPGRRWDQSWSGSTWTAVRNSSQVEAYRTMLSETNRSDTFEQLALPLFPSLYNHACWLTHDQAEAEDLVQETFSKALRAFDSFQPGTNFKAWAFRILRNTFLTTRTGIAASRTVFLEDHPEALNTPNAGTTPEDNLIRLDNQAALHIALEQLPPQLREVLLLCDVEEIKYKDIALILDVPIGTVMSRVSRARSTLRQLLQRQFGESL; this is encoded by the coding sequence ATGATCACTGAAACCGTACACACCACCCGCTCCTCCATTCCCCAGCCATCCTGCGCGCCTGACTTTGCTATGATCCTCAAAGCTGCTGAGCCTGGTCGTCGTTGGGATCAATCCTGGTCTGGTTCCACCTGGACCGCAGTCCGTAACTCCAGTCAGGTTGAGGCATACCGCACCATGCTCTCTGAAACCAATCGTAGCGACACCTTTGAGCAACTTGCGCTCCCGCTCTTTCCGTCGCTCTACAACCACGCCTGCTGGCTCACTCATGATCAAGCCGAGGCCGAAGATCTCGTGCAAGAGACCTTCTCAAAGGCCCTCCGTGCCTTCGATTCATTCCAGCCAGGCACAAACTTCAAGGCCTGGGCCTTCCGCATCCTCCGCAACACCTTTCTCACCACGCGCACCGGCATCGCCGCCTCCCGCACTGTTTTCCTCGAAGACCATCCCGAAGCACTCAACACCCCCAACGCTGGCACCACTCCAGAAGACAATCTCATCCGTCTCGACAACCAGGCCGCCCTCCACATCGCACTCGAGCAGCTTCCGCCACAACTCCGCGAAGTTTTACTGCTCTGTGACGTTGAAGAGATTAAGTACAAAGACATCGCCCTCATCCTCGACGTCCCCATCGGCACGGTTATGTCACGCGTTTCGCGCGCCCGCAGCACACTCCGTCAACTCTTGCAGCGGCAATTTGGGGAATCCCTATGA
- a CDS encoding anti-sigma factor family protein, protein MNQTPQITEHLNSYTLNAFIDGELPPTERQGMEQHLTTCHACTLRVLSATQLKAATARAGHRFAPPPEALGRLAAQLRSQSRLQTKPQTQTNPQPQTPARLYSIRSAAWAALAAAILLTISLLSWRQFHQTNILAAELLDQHLATLSTAATPQVISTDRHTVKPWFQGRLPFSFNLPDVAALPPDTSLKGADLTYLNGQPAALLLFTIHKHEVSIFLTQRSTNPTLSTLSGARAGFTIHTAATPDLRIIAVSDVNPADLDNLVTSLVQAQASLQISK, encoded by the coding sequence ATGAATCAGACGCCTCAAATCACCGAACATCTCAACTCGTACACGCTCAACGCCTTCATCGACGGCGAACTGCCGCCCACCGAACGTCAAGGAATGGAGCAGCACCTAACCACTTGCCACGCTTGCACTCTGCGTGTCCTCTCCGCCACGCAACTCAAAGCCGCTACCGCACGTGCTGGCCACCGCTTCGCTCCACCGCCCGAAGCGCTCGGCCGCCTCGCCGCACAACTCCGTTCCCAATCGCGGTTGCAGACAAAGCCTCAGACACAAACAAACCCGCAGCCGCAAACGCCCGCTCGCCTCTACTCCATCCGTTCCGCAGCTTGGGCAGCCCTCGCCGCAGCCATCCTGCTGACGATCTCACTCCTTAGTTGGCGTCAGTTTCATCAAACCAATATCCTTGCGGCTGAACTCCTCGACCAGCACCTCGCCACCCTTTCCACCGCAGCCACCCCACAGGTCATCTCCACGGACCGTCACACCGTCAAACCCTGGTTCCAGGGCCGTCTCCCCTTCAGCTTCAATCTTCCCGATGTCGCAGCTCTTCCACCCGACACCAGCCTCAAAGGCGCAGACCTTACCTACCTTAACGGCCAGCCCGCGGCTCTGCTTCTCTTCACCATCCACAAACACGAGGTCTCCATCTTCCTTACGCAACGATCTACCAACCCAACCCTCTCCACTCTGTCGGGCGCCCGCGCAGGCTTCACCATCCACACCGCCGCCACACCAGATCTCCGCATCATCGCCGTCAGCGACGTCAACCCAGCCGACCTCGATAACCTCGTAACATCTCTCGTCCAGGCCCAGGCGTCCCTTCAGATATCGAAGTGA
- a CDS encoding heme-binding domain-containing protein yields the protein MRPWIAAALIVAAAVALGYVHPFGNPRVQPAKGLGTLLEGATMPTDAKTVLMKKCADCHSSETRWPVYARIAPGSWLIERDIVEARKKMDLSHWEQMPADKQQVLTAKIFEKAKSGDMPPLQYQLLHWTAKLSKADVQALSMLGKSASGSEAALAGHGDAVQGKAVFEKRCTGCHAMAVDREGPRLAGVYGRRAGNIPGFTYSAGLKNSDVTWNDATLEKWLSDPDLMVPDNNISFSVPKAEERRNLIAYLKQ from the coding sequence ATGCGCCCGTGGATTGCTGCGGCATTGATCGTAGCCGCAGCAGTGGCGTTGGGTTATGTTCATCCGTTTGGGAATCCGCGTGTCCAGCCGGCGAAAGGACTCGGCACGCTGCTGGAGGGCGCGACTATGCCCACAGACGCGAAGACGGTACTGATGAAGAAGTGTGCGGACTGCCATTCGAGCGAGACTCGCTGGCCAGTGTATGCGCGGATCGCTCCAGGATCGTGGCTGATTGAGCGCGACATCGTTGAGGCGCGCAAAAAGATGGACCTCTCACACTGGGAGCAGATGCCGGCGGATAAACAGCAGGTTTTGACTGCGAAGATCTTCGAAAAGGCAAAGAGCGGGGACATGCCTCCGCTGCAGTATCAGTTGCTGCACTGGACTGCGAAGCTTTCCAAGGCCGATGTGCAGGCACTATCGATGCTGGGCAAGAGTGCGAGTGGGAGTGAGGCGGCTCTGGCTGGGCATGGCGATGCTGTGCAAGGCAAGGCTGTGTTCGAGAAGCGTTGCACAGGCTGTCACGCGATGGCTGTTGATCGTGAGGGACCGAGGTTGGCCGGAGTGTATGGCAGAAGGGCCGGAAACATCCCGGGATTTACCTACTCCGCGGGCTTGAAGAATTCTGATGTGACCTGGAACGATGCGACCCTGGAAAAGTGGCTGAGCGATCCCGATTTGATGGTGCCAGACAACAATATAAGCTTCAGCGTTCCCAAGGCAGAAGAGCGGCGGAACTTGATCGCTTACCTGAAACAGTAG
- a CDS encoding winged helix-turn-helix domain-containing tetratricopeptide repeat protein, which translates to MASELAGVEQPIRFGEGYEVDLRPRRLRRGSHVLKLERIPFEILLLLLEHRDEIVTRDQIVSRVWGQGVFLDTDNSIRGAIRKLRQVLKDDAETPRFIQTVTGQGYRFVALVITPKEPSAASEPEAAGVPTSDRDFMSELDSWLQARRLRLVEPDQDRTAEKTTDVGTGQANRKSYRWLFVGAAALLLVACLLSFLVVWGWRRASNPPTHSQGKIVLAVLPFENLSRDPDQEFFSDGLTEEMIAQTGKLNRDRLTVVARSSVAKYKGTNLAAKEIGKELNADYLLQGTVRRSSDRVRITVQLVEAQNQTDLWTESYDRELKDLLAVQDSVVQSIASQIHIALTEEQKTRLANPRQIMPEAYEAYLKGRYHWNKRTADGMQKAEHYFQQAIDSDPTYAAAYSGLADCNSGLAWHGFKSPADALPKAYAAARKAVEIDPQSAEAHASLGLVFSHGWNWAGAEAEFRRALELDPQYANAHHWYGDYLSIKSRHDEALAEASRALELDPLNLMISTWVALRYYQARDYSRAIEQGRNSVELDSNFAAAHLLLGEGYVQAGLRSEGISELKRAASLSRGSPLYTAQVAVALAAAERRREALRIAHELETISRKRYVSPYGLAQIYAALKSDEDTFKWLQAAYRDHAVWMEYLAVDPIFDRYRSDHRFQELLRRIDLL; encoded by the coding sequence ATGGCTTCCGAGCTAGCTGGAGTGGAGCAACCGATCCGGTTCGGCGAGGGCTACGAGGTTGACCTGCGTCCTCGGAGGCTCCGCCGTGGCAGTCATGTGCTGAAGCTTGAGCGTATCCCGTTCGAGATCCTTCTCCTCCTGCTTGAACACCGCGACGAGATTGTTACTCGGGATCAAATCGTATCCAGGGTTTGGGGCCAGGGTGTTTTCCTGGATACCGACAACAGTATCCGGGGCGCGATCCGCAAGCTTCGCCAAGTCCTGAAGGATGACGCCGAGACCCCACGGTTCATACAGACCGTGACCGGGCAGGGGTATCGCTTCGTCGCGCTGGTTATTACTCCCAAAGAACCAAGCGCAGCTTCCGAACCAGAGGCAGCGGGTGTTCCCACCAGCGACCGGGATTTCATGTCGGAACTCGATAGTTGGTTACAAGCCCGAAGACTGCGTTTAGTCGAGCCAGATCAGGATCGCACGGCGGAAAAGACGACGGATGTCGGAACCGGACAGGCGAATCGCAAGTCCTACAGGTGGCTTTTCGTTGGAGCAGCCGCTTTGCTCTTGGTCGCGTGCCTTCTCTCATTCCTGGTAGTTTGGGGCTGGCGACGAGCATCGAACCCGCCCACACATTCCCAGGGCAAGATAGTCCTTGCTGTTCTGCCATTCGAAAACTTGAGTCGCGATCCCGACCAGGAGTTCTTCAGTGACGGTCTGACTGAAGAAATGATCGCCCAGACCGGAAAGCTGAATCGGGATCGACTCACCGTGGTAGCCCGCAGTTCGGTTGCAAAGTACAAAGGCACTAATCTGGCCGCGAAAGAGATCGGTAAAGAACTGAACGCGGACTATCTTCTCCAGGGCACAGTTCGCCGCTCGTCGGACCGTGTACGCATCACCGTTCAACTCGTCGAGGCTCAAAATCAAACAGACCTCTGGACCGAGAGTTACGACCGCGAACTCAAAGATCTGCTAGCTGTGCAGGACTCCGTCGTGCAAAGCATCGCGAGCCAAATACACATCGCTCTCACGGAAGAGCAGAAAACACGTTTAGCAAATCCGCGGCAAATAATGCCTGAAGCATACGAGGCGTATTTGAAAGGTCGCTACCACTGGAATAAGCGAACAGCCGACGGCATGCAAAAGGCGGAGCATTATTTTCAGCAGGCCATTGACAGTGATCCAACCTACGCCGCGGCATATTCCGGGCTGGCCGACTGCAACAGCGGACTTGCGTGGCACGGGTTCAAATCCCCGGCCGACGCGCTTCCGAAAGCTTACGCGGCCGCTCGCAAGGCGGTGGAGATCGATCCACAATCGGCTGAGGCCCACGCCTCCCTGGGCCTTGTGTTCAGCCACGGCTGGAATTGGGCCGGAGCCGAGGCCGAGTTCAGGCGTGCTCTGGAGTTGGATCCTCAATATGCAAATGCGCACCACTGGTACGGAGACTATCTTTCCATTAAGAGCCGCCATGACGAGGCGCTTGCCGAAGCCAGCCGTGCACTGGAACTCGATCCACTTAATCTCATGATCAGCACATGGGTGGCACTGCGATACTATCAGGCACGTGACTATTCCCGTGCAATCGAACAAGGTCGAAACTCTGTTGAGCTGGACTCGAACTTCGCAGCTGCACACCTTCTGCTGGGCGAGGGCTATGTTCAGGCAGGCTTGCGCAGCGAGGGCATTAGTGAGCTGAAGCGGGCTGCGAGTCTGTCAAGGGGTAGCCCACTTTACACGGCCCAGGTCGCGGTTGCCCTTGCAGCGGCAGAGCGGAGGCGTGAAGCACTCCGAATCGCTCACGAACTGGAGACAATCTCGAGGAAGCGTTACGTTTCGCCCTACGGCTTGGCTCAGATCTACGCAGCGTTGAAAAGCGATGAAGACACATTCAAATGGCTGCAAGCCGCGTATCGCGATCACGCTGTCTGGATGGAATACCTCGCCGTCGATCCGATCTTTGATCGCTATCGCTCCGACCATCGTTTTCAAGAGCTCCTACGGCGAATCGACCTGCTCTGA
- a CDS encoding nuclear transport factor 2 family protein yields MSNSNAQKNKAIVLKAFDTLFNKRDFTAAERFWSPNYIQHSAHIESGRDGLFNLIKAAPPSLKYEPGVILAEDDHVIVHGRFSNIGLPVNWIAADVVRLMDGILVEHWDVIQDEATEEQSKSGNPMFGDSFPK; encoded by the coding sequence ATGAGCAATTCAAATGCGCAGAAGAATAAGGCGATCGTACTGAAAGCATTCGATACGCTATTCAATAAACGAGACTTCACGGCGGCAGAGCGGTTCTGGTCTCCCAATTACATTCAACACAGTGCCCATATCGAGTCGGGACGAGACGGACTCTTCAACCTCATCAAAGCCGCTCCGCCGTCGCTTAAGTATGAGCCCGGAGTCATTCTCGCTGAAGACGACCACGTCATCGTTCATGGCCGATTCTCCAACATCGGACTGCCGGTTAACTGGATCGCAGCGGACGTCGTTCGCTTGATGGATGGGATTTTGGTCGAACACTGGGATGTCATTCAGGACGAGGCTACCGAGGAACAGTCCAAAAGCGGGAATCCGATGTTCGGCGACTCATTCCCGAAGTAG
- a CDS encoding vanadium-dependent haloperoxidase, with the protein MLKRVFTLAFLCGGLCSSVTGFASEAITNHDDRPASAPLSVNPVIEWNRTLLVIVRTAGAQSPTIHSTRSFAMLHAAIFDAVNNIDRNFEPYAVRHPHVSRRASAEAAADQAAHDVLISLYPAFATTLDSELQQDLAQIPYGRDKADGIEEGQDDAAAILALRSNDGSAVVLPPFVQKDQPGSYQLTPPNFAPADFVQWPQVTPFALARANEFRPGPPPQLTSEEYTLSFNEVKSLGLITSATRTADQTQIGKFWNGNIQDFWNEIAQTAALTRHLDLAQSAHLFAQLNISLADTTIAFFDTKYTYDFWRPVTAIQMAAIDNNPETEQDPAWIPLSTKTAPDPSYLGAHSAISFAAAEVLRLSLGDQITLDVTSVSLAGTTRHFTSFSQAAEEAGLSRIYAGQHFRFDHLAGKRLGQQVARAVLSSVSLPRRDHGFD; encoded by the coding sequence ATGCTGAAAAGAGTCTTCACGCTCGCATTTCTATGTGGTGGGTTATGCAGTTCCGTCACCGGCTTCGCCAGCGAAGCCATAACAAATCATGACGATCGTCCGGCCTCTGCCCCATTGTCGGTGAACCCGGTTATCGAATGGAACAGGACGCTGCTGGTGATCGTGCGAACCGCCGGCGCCCAGTCGCCCACGATACACTCAACTCGCAGCTTCGCCATGCTGCATGCTGCCATCTTCGACGCCGTCAACAACATCGACAGAAACTTCGAGCCGTATGCGGTTCGTCACCCGCATGTCTCGCGAAGGGCTTCCGCCGAGGCAGCAGCCGACCAGGCAGCCCACGATGTTCTGATCTCGCTCTACCCCGCTTTTGCAACGACGCTTGATTCTGAGCTTCAGCAGGACCTGGCACAGATTCCGTATGGGCGCGATAAGGCCGACGGCATCGAGGAGGGCCAAGACGATGCCGCTGCAATCCTCGCGTTGCGAAGCAACGACGGATCGGCCGTAGTCCTTCCTCCTTTCGTGCAGAAAGACCAACCTGGAAGCTATCAACTGACGCCCCCCAACTTCGCGCCCGCGGATTTCGTCCAGTGGCCACAAGTCACTCCGTTTGCCCTGGCACGAGCCAACGAATTTCGCCCCGGTCCACCTCCTCAACTAACCAGCGAGGAGTACACCCTGTCCTTTAACGAAGTGAAAAGTCTTGGACTTATCACCAGCGCAACTCGCACCGCGGATCAGACCCAGATTGGGAAGTTCTGGAATGGCAACATTCAAGACTTCTGGAATGAGATCGCACAGACTGCAGCTTTGACGCGTCACCTCGATCTGGCACAGAGCGCGCACTTGTTTGCCCAATTGAATATCAGCCTCGCCGACACCACCATCGCCTTCTTTGACACAAAGTACACCTATGACTTCTGGCGGCCCGTCACTGCCATTCAAATGGCAGCTATCGACAACAATCCTGAGACCGAGCAGGATCCGGCGTGGATTCCGCTTTCGACGAAGACGGCTCCTGATCCCTCCTACCTGGGCGCACATAGCGCAATTAGTTTTGCGGCGGCCGAGGTACTACGGCTCTCCCTTGGCGATCAGATCACCCTTGATGTTACCTCCGTGTCCCTGGCGGGCACGACACGTCACTTCACCAGCTTTTCACAGGCTGCGGAGGAGGCAGGATTGAGTCGAATCTACGCCGGGCAGCACTTCCGCTTCGATCACCTCGCCGGCAAACGTTTAGGTCAGCAGGTGGCAAGGGCTGTTCTGTCCTCCGTCTCACTTCCAAGACGAGACCACGGATTTGATTGA